Within the Catalinimonas niigatensis genome, the region CCAATCAGGAAAAAAAGCAGGGACACCGGCACATACAATATACCACCCATCCAGGTTGAAAACTTCGCTTCCTTTTCTGTTTTGGTGGTCATATACCTTTGCACATAATTCTGGTCTATGCCATAATTTTGCAGGTTGATGAACAGACCATAGATCAGGATCACCCAGAAAGTAGATGCTGAGAAGTCAAAAGAAAAGCTTCCCAGGCTGAACTTATCATATTCGCTGGCGATGGCGAAAGTTTGAGCAGGCCCTACTGGCATGGAAAAGAGAAGTACCAATACACAGGCTACTGCTCCGCTGATTAGCACCAGACCCTGTATGGCATCTGTCCACACGACTGCCTGTATCCCTCCCATCATGGAATAGAACATGACCAGGGCACCGGTAACAATGATGATGATGCGTATATCCCAACCGAAAAGGGCATTCATAGGAAGAGCCAATAAGTACAGTATGGAACCCATACGAGCCAGTTGAGTCAGTAAATAACAGGCCGAGGCATAGATACGCGCCCAGGGTCCAAAACGCTTTTCCAGGTATGAATAGGCCGATACACTGTTAATACTCCGGTATAGCGGCACAAAATACTTTACGGCAAAGAACACCGCAATAGGAATAGACAGGCTAAACACAAACCCATTCCAGTTGGTCTGGTAAGCATTCCCGGGCAGCGCCAGAAAACTGATGCTACTCACAAAAGTGGCAAAGATGGACATCCCTACTACCCAGGAAGGAATATTACCTCCTCCGGAAGTAAAAGCATCAGATGAACGGCTCCTGAAATAAAAGGAAGCACCAAAGAGGACGATGCCGGTGATATAAATGAGAAAAACAATAAGATCAGTAAGCGGAAGTGTCAATGGTTGATTGGTTTAGGTTATTTACTGCTTGTGTGCTGTGTGGCTTCAGCATTCTGGAACTGCTCCAGCTTTTTCTTTTTCAATTTGCGGAAGTTTTTTACTCGGTGAAAGGTCAGAAAGTTAGCGTCGTGAAAATTTCTGGCTCCCCCTACTCCATCCTCGTAGGCCGTTCTGGATACAAAAAGGATATCCTTGCCATCAAACACCCAATCCACATAGTTGAAACCATGCTTCTCCACATCAGCATGCTGAAGCAAGACGGTATGGACAGTCCAGTTTGTCAAGTCTGCCGAACTACAGAGTGCCTGGGTATTGCGGATGCTGGCAGCACGGCTTTCAATCTTATAGGCTTCAGGAATATAATTGGCAATGGTCCAGTATAGACCAGAAAGTGAATCATAGCGAATGGTAAATTTCTTTGAGCCTCCGGGAAAATCTATGAAGCCTGTTGCCGGATTGAAACTAGCCGTCTTACCATCCTCGCTGATATGCACAATAGCAGCCTTATCCCGGGCATCTTTCTCCGTATTATCTGCTCGTAACAGATCAATTATTTTTCCGTCGGGGGTAATCACAGCATTTCCTTCAATCCACCCCCCGAAATGTCCATCCATATAGGTGGAATCATAGGGAAGTTTGTTGCTCTCCGTCCAGTTGTCTGCTTTCAGCAGGTCGGCATTCACAGGTATAGACATCATCATGGCACTATAGCGTTTTCCCCATTGGGTGGTATTAGCTTTGGCGTATTCCATGGCTCTTCACAGACGGCCTTGGTGAACCACTACAGGCATGGGTGCACAATGATATTCACCTGCCCGGATCAGTCCGCTGTTTTTATCTTTAGGCTCAGTCCAACTGCGCCCACCATCGCTTGACTTGCGGATGATCATGTTGCCGTGGTGCTTGTCTGTGCCCAGAAAGTAAAGCGCACCCTGATGGGTAAATAGCTTGGACCAGAATTGTCCGTTGACCTCACTGATCTGCTCCCAGCTTTTGCCCCGGTCAGATGAAGTATATACTCTAGAGATAGCCTTGACATGCTCGGTGGATTGGGGACCAAACAGATCATGCGATGCCACATAATCCCCATTGGGCAAAATACAGATGCTGGGAGAACCAATGTACTGTCCTGAAGCTGCCGGGCTGTAGGCAATCACATTACCTGGGACTTTAGAAAAGTCAGCATCCTGACCGCTTCCACGATTGGGAAACAGGAAAAATGTGATGAAAAGTGGCAATATTAAGTAGGTTGTTTGTATGTTCATCATTCAATGGTTTAGTTTCTCTGATAAAGGGTCCTGTATTGTCTTCATCTGCTCCATGATTTGCTGATTCAGCTCAAGAATGACTTGTTTTATCTCTTCTCTTGCATCGTATATCATATTCATATTTTCTCCAGGATCTCTGGCAATGTTATAAAGCTCATCTCTTTCCGGATCATGAAAATCTTTAATCAATTTCCACTCCGGTGTTCTGTAGGCTCTCATGTAAGCAGTTGAGTAATTGATCATGCTGTATTCAGCATAAAAATCTTGCCTCTGTCGGGTATGCGCTTCTCCTTTAAGTAGGGGAACCAGGCTTTTTCCACAGATAATTTTGCCTTCCGGGATTTTGGCTCCTGCCATTTCTGCCAGCGTAGGATACCAGTCCAGACTGGAAGTGAGGGTTTCAATGACGGTGCCTGCTTCAACAACCCCAGGCCACTTGACAATGACAGGTACTTTCAGGGAATTATCGTACAGGTTGGGACGTGAGTTTTTTGCAAGGCTTTCGGTAGCAGGATGCTCCGTTTTGGTTACCCATATTCCGTTACCTTTATGAGTGATACCATTATGTCCCATGTTGTAGCCATGATCCGATGTAAAAATAATGATGGTATTCTCTGATAATGCCAACTCATCCAGTAGCTGTAAAAGTCTGCCTACATTGCGGTCTACTCCACTGGTGCTGGCCAGATACTCCTTCATCATTCGCGAAACACGCTCTGTATCCAGGTCAGGATAGCTTGGAT harbors:
- a CDS encoding sulfatase family protein; the encoded protein is MLQPRERFYSMLWGLVLGLILLAKMEGVSQNARPNIIFIYTDDQADWTLGVSGNTQSHTPHLDQLAREGAYFTNAFVTTPVCSPARASLMTSQYASEYGILDFIPQPGHVLYNEKEEIGLDPESITFPELLAEAGYVNGLVGKWHLGDWTESKDQKYHPKNHGYHYFMGLTGGGTSPSNPKLEKEGKVVPFEGLTTDILTEHAMAFIRDNASGPFLLSLHYRAPHSVWLPVAEEDWTPYQNIAIRLPNPSYPDLDTERVSRMMKEYLASTSGVDRNVGRLLQLLDELALSENTIIIFTSDHGYNMGHNGITHKGNGIWVTKTEHPATESLAKNSRPNLYDNSLKVPVIVKWPGVVEAGTVIETLTSSLDWYPTLAEMAGAKIPEGKIICGKSLVPLLKGEAHTRQRQDFYAEYSMINYSTAYMRAYRTPEWKLIKDFHDPERDELYNIARDPGENMNMIYDAREEIKQVILELNQQIMEQMKTIQDPLSEKLNH
- a CDS encoding sialidase family protein; the encoded protein is MMNIQTTYLILPLFITFFLFPNRGSGQDADFSKVPGNVIAYSPAASGQYIGSPSICILPNGDYVASHDLFGPQSTEHVKAISRVYTSSDRGKSWEQISEVNGQFWSKLFTHQGALYFLGTDKHHGNMIIRKSSDGGRSWTEPKDKNSGLIRAGEYHCAPMPVVVHQGRL
- a CDS encoding sodium:solute symporter, with translation MTLPLTDLIVFLIYITGIVLFGASFYFRSRSSDAFTSGGGNIPSWVVGMSIFATFVSSISFLALPGNAYQTNWNGFVFSLSIPIAVFFAVKYFVPLYRSINSVSAYSYLEKRFGPWARIYASACYLLTQLARMGSILYLLALPMNALFGWDIRIIIIVTGALVMFYSMMGGIQAVVWTDAIQGLVLISGAVACVLVLLFSMPVGPAQTFAIASEYDKFSLGSFSFDFSASTFWVILIYGLFINLQNYGIDQNYVQRYMTTKTEKEAKFSTWMGGILYVPVSLLFFLIGTALFAYYKVHPELLPAELSSIDMADRVFPYFIVNGLPVGVTGLLIAAIFAAGMSTISTSLNSTATIILTDYYQKYADNISEKSSMMVLYVSSLVIGALGIMAALAMTQVKSALDAWWALSSIFSGGMLGLFLLGVISRKTRSVDAAIGAVVGVLLICWVSLSPTYFTDGVWVQFRSPLHTNLAIVVGTIGIFVVGFCLGRFIHRQKESPKKKMSKP